One Paraburkholderia kururiensis DNA window includes the following coding sequences:
- a CDS encoding Y-family DNA polymerase encodes MLWIAVTLPLLPLEAVKPPLALPRQPEYPDAPRNRHEAGALLAESGAASHAAIAGIVRDAETVGAAAAVSARPPSPNAPSAQSGTDAANVRCHALADHVRILIPDLDAHRLGVRAGNTRSHALALAPQIAMLTPDPAREKAALEALALALLAFTPNVAFAEGHTLLLEVGAGLRLFGGLRVLFSRVASTVETLGHTARFACAPTAWGAWLLAAARAERAGRRWRVVKQATLARTLDTLPVSLLPFAAEHGDVFEQIGCTTLADLRRLPRAGIVRRFGDDVLTLLAQAFGEHPDPREYFQAPASFHAQLELQARVDSAEALLFAARRLVVQLAGWLGAHHAALRKFELRLEHELASRHAPRTSVLRLGWAVPSRDADHLIWLLREKLNQTALAAPVIGLKLVADEVSEYAAPSGTLFPMPEASDESMARLMERLGARLGAQNVLQLSTHEDHRPERAMQAAAYREPAAGRRKPSRAKKPAAQEAGAAQQPPLQAVLDLPESPLPSQPRPVWMLERPLRLVVRDERPVYRRPLKTLTRTERIEAGWWDGEGVERDYYVAGDDQGRMFWVYRERLSGQWFLQGLFG; translated from the coding sequence ATGTTGTGGATCGCAGTTACCTTGCCCCTGTTGCCGCTGGAGGCGGTGAAGCCGCCTCTGGCGCTCCCGCGGCAGCCCGAATACCCGGACGCTCCGCGCAACCGGCATGAGGCCGGCGCGCTGCTTGCCGAAAGCGGTGCCGCGAGCCATGCGGCTATCGCTGGAATCGTTCGGGACGCCGAAACGGTCGGAGCGGCCGCCGCCGTCTCCGCTCGCCCGCCTTCGCCGAACGCGCCGTCGGCGCAGTCCGGCACCGATGCCGCGAACGTGCGCTGTCATGCGCTCGCCGATCATGTGCGCATCCTGATTCCCGATCTGGATGCGCACCGGTTAGGCGTGCGTGCGGGCAACACGCGTTCGCATGCGCTCGCGCTGGCGCCGCAGATCGCGATGCTCACGCCCGACCCGGCGCGCGAGAAAGCGGCGCTCGAAGCGCTGGCGCTGGCGCTGCTCGCCTTTACGCCGAACGTGGCGTTTGCCGAAGGTCATACGCTGCTGCTGGAGGTGGGCGCGGGATTGCGTCTTTTCGGCGGCCTGCGCGTATTGTTCTCGCGAGTCGCCTCGACCGTGGAGACGCTGGGGCACACCGCACGCTTCGCCTGTGCCCCCACGGCGTGGGGCGCCTGGCTGCTGGCCGCGGCGCGTGCCGAGCGGGCGGGGCGGCGCTGGCGCGTGGTCAAGCAGGCGACGCTGGCGCGCACGCTCGATACGCTGCCGGTTTCGCTCTTGCCCTTCGCCGCCGAACATGGCGACGTGTTCGAGCAGATCGGCTGCACGACCCTCGCCGATCTGCGCCGTCTGCCGCGCGCGGGCATCGTGCGCCGCTTCGGCGACGACGTGCTCACGCTGCTCGCGCAAGCCTTCGGCGAGCATCCCGATCCGCGCGAATACTTCCAGGCGCCGGCTTCGTTTCACGCGCAGCTGGAACTGCAGGCGCGCGTCGATAGCGCCGAAGCCTTGCTGTTTGCGGCGCGCCGGCTCGTCGTGCAACTGGCCGGCTGGCTGGGCGCCCATCACGCGGCCTTGCGCAAGTTCGAACTGCGGCTCGAACACGAGCTGGCCTCGCGCCATGCGCCGCGCACGTCGGTGCTGAGGCTTGGCTGGGCGGTGCCTTCGCGCGATGCCGATCACCTCATCTGGCTGCTGCGCGAAAAGCTCAATCAGACGGCGCTGGCTGCACCGGTGATCGGCCTGAAACTCGTCGCCGACGAAGTGAGCGAATACGCCGCGCCCAGCGGCACGCTCTTTCCCATGCCGGAGGCGTCGGACGAATCCATGGCGCGTCTGATGGAGCGGCTCGGCGCGCGGCTCGGCGCACAGAACGTACTGCAGCTTTCGACCCACGAAGATCATCGCCCCGAGCGGGCGATGCAGGCCGCCGCTTATCGCGAGCCCGCAGCGGGACGCCGCAAGCCGTCGCGTGCGAAAAAGCCGGCCGCCCAAGAGGCTGGCGCCGCGCAACAACCGCCGCTTCAGGCCGTGCTCGATCTGCCCGAGAGCCCACTGCCCTCGCAGCCGCGTCCGGTATGGATGCTCGAACGGCCGCTGCGGCTCGTGGTGCGCGACGAGCGTCCGGTCTACCGGCGTCCGCTGAAAACGCTCACGCGCACCGAACGCATCGAGGCCGGGTGGTGGGATGGCGAAGGCGTGGAGCGTGATTACTACGTGGCCGGCGACGATCAGGGCCGCATGTTCTGGGTGTATCGCGAGCGCTTGAGCGGGCAGTGGTTCCTGCAGGGCCTCTTTGGCTGA
- the imuA gene encoding translesion DNA synthesis-associated protein ImuA: MAAALHATSALPSRLRSRVWQGDQLAGATAGVVSSGYAALDALLPGEGWPAGSLTELLVEHGGIGEMRLVAPALKTLTARDGKHVVLVAPPWQPYACALKAWGIALERVVWVRAREDEAPWAAEQVLKQEGMGAVLVWLAKARPDAVRRLQVVAQDSRALAFLVRPAHARSQSSAAPLRIACEPVLPPDADTIDRHRWLQEAAVSVDVFKRRGPPLARPLSVTLPLQAGLLPSPQSQSGHQRQWHESNHVVDRSYLAPVAAGGGEAASGAPAAARIPGRSAQPA, translated from the coding sequence ATGGCTGCAGCACTCCATGCCACGAGCGCCTTGCCCTCCCGGCTGCGCAGCCGGGTGTGGCAAGGGGACCAGCTTGCCGGGGCAACCGCGGGCGTCGTGTCGAGCGGGTACGCCGCTCTCGATGCGCTGCTGCCCGGCGAAGGCTGGCCTGCCGGCAGCCTGACCGAGCTGCTGGTGGAGCACGGCGGCATCGGCGAAATGCGGCTCGTCGCGCCGGCGCTGAAGACCCTCACGGCGCGCGACGGTAAGCACGTCGTGTTGGTCGCGCCGCCCTGGCAGCCCTATGCGTGCGCGCTGAAGGCGTGGGGCATCGCACTCGAACGCGTGGTCTGGGTGCGCGCGCGCGAAGACGAAGCGCCCTGGGCTGCCGAGCAGGTTTTGAAGCAGGAGGGCATGGGCGCGGTGCTGGTGTGGCTTGCGAAAGCGCGTCCGGATGCGGTGCGTCGGCTGCAGGTCGTGGCGCAGGATTCGCGCGCGCTCGCTTTCCTCGTGCGGCCGGCGCACGCGCGCAGCCAGTCTTCGGCGGCGCCGCTGCGCATCGCATGCGAGCCGGTGCTGCCGCCCGATGCCGACACCATCGACCGGCATCGCTGGCTTCAGGAAGCGGCGGTGTCGGTGGACGTTTTCAAGCGGCGCGGGCCGCCTCTCGCCCGGCCGCTCTCCGTCACGTTGCCGTTGCAGGCCGGATTGCTGCCGTCGCCGCAGTCCCAGTCCGGCCATCAACGCCAATGGCACGAGAGCAATCATGTTGTGGATCGCAGTTACCTTGCCCCTGTTGCCGCTGGAGGCGGTGAAGCCGCCTCTGGCGCTCCCGCGGCAGCCCGAATACCCGGACGCTCCGCGCAACCGGCATGA
- a CDS encoding ATP-dependent DNA ligase — protein MRRFAALYTALDATTSTRDKLDALIAYFRTVPPEDAAWASYFLAGGKPRQSVPTRLLVEIARERAGLPEWLFDESYEVVGDLAETIAHVLPPVGRTTELGLAQWIEDRLLPLRGAAPETLRERLTAWWDELDWSGRFLLTKLIGGGFRVGVARQLVVRALADVAGVDHKLIAQRMVGWTDSRQTPDAARYLRLVAPALQASTHDGDAHAAHEPLRADLATQVHAGDAGLPYPFFLAHPLQDEPSSLGARGDWLVEWKWDGIRAQLVKRAGCVWLWSRGEDLITDRFPEIEALGRALPDGYVIDGEILAWAPGAAVPLPFAQLQPRITRKTLTKKVLADYPATFVAYDLLEAQGEDLRTTPLEARRAWLERLAWPDVLGASAAAEVAARPLRLSPLVTAAEAPDWSALAALREESRERGVEGLMLKGRESLYGVGRTKTAGAWWKWKIDPYAVDAVLLYAQPGHGRRASLYTDFTFAVWDEAGGVRTLVPFAKAYSGLTDAEMREVDAIVRKTTVEKFGPVRSLRPTLVFEIGFEGIQASGRHKSGVAVRFPRMLRWRTDKSIEDADTLATLKGFIKG, from the coding sequence ATGAGGCGCTTCGCTGCGCTCTACACGGCGCTCGACGCCACCACGTCCACGCGCGACAAGCTCGATGCGCTCATCGCGTACTTCCGCACGGTGCCGCCCGAAGACGCGGCTTGGGCCTCGTACTTCCTCGCGGGCGGCAAGCCGCGGCAATCGGTGCCCACACGCTTGCTTGTCGAAATCGCGCGCGAGCGTGCGGGCCTGCCCGAATGGCTCTTCGACGAGTCGTACGAGGTCGTGGGCGACCTCGCCGAAACCATCGCGCACGTCCTGCCGCCCGTCGGGCGCACGACGGAGCTGGGCCTCGCGCAATGGATCGAGGACCGGCTGCTGCCCTTGCGCGGCGCCGCGCCCGAGACACTGCGCGAGCGGCTCACCGCGTGGTGGGACGAACTCGACTGGAGCGGTCGCTTTCTGCTCACCAAGCTGATTGGCGGCGGGTTCCGCGTGGGCGTGGCGCGGCAACTCGTGGTGCGTGCGTTGGCCGATGTGGCGGGCGTCGATCACAAGCTCATCGCGCAGCGCATGGTCGGCTGGACGGATTCGCGTCAGACGCCGGACGCCGCGCGTTATCTGCGCCTCGTCGCCCCCGCGTTGCAGGCGAGCACCCACGACGGCGACGCGCATGCCGCGCACGAGCCGTTGCGCGCGGACCTCGCGACGCAGGTGCATGCGGGCGACGCGGGCTTGCCGTATCCGTTCTTCCTCGCGCATCCGTTGCAGGACGAACCGTCGTCGCTCGGTGCGCGGGGCGACTGGCTTGTCGAATGGAAGTGGGACGGCATTCGCGCGCAACTCGTCAAGCGCGCGGGATGCGTGTGGCTGTGGTCGCGCGGCGAGGATCTGATTACAGACCGCTTTCCCGAGATCGAGGCGCTGGGCCGCGCGCTGCCGGACGGCTACGTGATCGACGGCGAAATCCTCGCCTGGGCGCCCGGCGCCGCCGTGCCGCTGCCGTTCGCGCAGTTGCAGCCGCGCATTACGCGCAAGACGCTCACGAAGAAGGTGCTGGCCGATTATCCGGCCACCTTCGTAGCCTACGACCTGCTCGAAGCGCAAGGCGAAGACCTGCGGACGACGCCGCTCGAAGCGCGTCGCGCGTGGCTCGAAAGGCTCGCGTGGCCCGACGTGCTGGGGGCGTCTGCGGCGGCCGAAGTCGCCGCGCGGCCGCTGCGGCTGTCGCCGCTCGTCACGGCGGCCGAAGCGCCGGACTGGAGCGCGCTCGCCGCGCTGCGCGAGGAGAGTCGCGAGCGCGGCGTGGAAGGGCTAATGCTGAAGGGGCGCGAGTCGCTGTACGGCGTGGGGCGCACGAAGACGGCGGGCGCGTGGTGGAAATGGAAGATCGATCCCTACGCGGTGGATGCGGTGCTCCTCTACGCCCAGCCGGGACACGGCCGGCGCGCGAGCCTTTACACGGACTTCACCTTCGCCGTGTGGGACGAGGCCGGCGGCGTGCGCACGCTGGTGCCCTTCGCGAAGGCCTATTCAGGCCTCACGGATGCGGAGATGCGCGAGGTGGATGCCATCGTGCGCAAGACGACGGTCGAGAAGTTCGGCCCGGTGCGCAGCCTGCGACCCACGCTCGTGTTCGAAATCGGCTTCGAAGGTATTCAGGCGAGCGGGCGGCACAAGTCGGGCGTGGCCGTGCGGTTCCCGCGCATGCTGCGCTGGCGTACGGACAAAAGCATTGAAGACGCCGATACGCTCGCTACGCTGAAGGGCTTTATCAAGGGCTAG
- a CDS encoding ligase-associated DNA damage response exonuclease — MNPSADLVVARPEGLYCPVGDFYIDPWRPVPRAVITHAHADHARAGHGHYLASAAGAGVLLARLPGISLQAVAYGERLAINGVTVSLHPAGHVLGAAQVRLEYRGHVWVVSGDYKLEVDPTCDAFEPVRCDTFITESTFGLPVYRWEPAHSVFEGIDSWWRHNAAQERASVLFCYSFGKAQRILAGIDAAIGPIFCHGAIEPLNGAYRAAGVALPETRLTADVPPKARDVYKGALVVAPPSAQGSAWLRRFGNYSDAFASGWMRLRGTRRRRGVDRGFVLSDHADWPGLLSAIAATGAERVIVTHGHIEPLVRWLRETGLEAEAFATEYGGDAVEADAAAQSPDAAAAGGSFESLARKEAASRHDADADDSAKDRERPDTGDDADTAGDPSS, encoded by the coding sequence TTGAATCCTTCCGCCGACCTCGTCGTTGCGCGCCCCGAAGGCCTGTATTGCCCAGTGGGCGATTTTTATATCGATCCGTGGCGCCCCGTTCCGCGGGCCGTCATTACCCACGCCCACGCCGATCATGCGCGGGCGGGGCACGGCCATTACCTCGCGTCGGCGGCCGGTGCCGGCGTGCTGCTCGCGCGGCTGCCCGGCATCAGCCTGCAAGCGGTGGCGTATGGCGAGCGGCTCGCCATCAACGGCGTGACGGTGTCGCTGCATCCGGCCGGCCACGTGCTCGGCGCGGCCCAGGTGCGGCTCGAATATCGCGGCCACGTGTGGGTGGTCTCCGGCGACTACAAGCTCGAAGTCGATCCCACCTGCGACGCCTTCGAACCCGTGCGGTGCGACACCTTCATCACCGAATCCACCTTCGGCCTGCCCGTGTACCGATGGGAACCCGCGCACAGCGTGTTCGAAGGCATCGATTCATGGTGGCGCCACAACGCGGCGCAGGAGCGGGCGTCGGTGCTGTTCTGCTATTCGTTCGGCAAGGCGCAGCGCATTCTGGCGGGCATCGATGCCGCCATCGGTCCCATCTTCTGTCACGGCGCGATCGAACCGCTCAACGGCGCGTATCGCGCGGCGGGCGTGGCCTTGCCCGAGACGCGGCTCACGGCCGACGTGCCGCCGAAGGCGCGCGACGTGTACAAGGGCGCGCTCGTCGTTGCGCCGCCGTCGGCACAAGGCAGCGCGTGGCTGCGTCGCTTCGGGAATTACAGCGACGCCTTCGCGTCGGGCTGGATGCGGCTGCGCGGCACGCGTCGCCGGCGCGGCGTGGACCGCGGCTTCGTTCTTTCCGATCACGCGGACTGGCCCGGGCTTCTGAGCGCGATTGCCGCGACGGGCGCGGAACGCGTCATCGTCACGCACGGGCATATCGAGCCGCTCGTGCGCTGGCTGCGCGAGACTGGGCTCGAAGCCGAAGCGTTCGCGACCGAATACGGCGGCGACGCGGTGGAAGCGGATGCGGCGGCGCAGTCGCCCGATGCCGCGGCGGCGGGTGGATCGTTCGAATCGCTCGCACGAAAAGAGGCGGCATCGCGACATGATGCGGACGCGGACGATAGCGCGAAGGACAGGGAGCGCCCGGACACAGGCGATGACGCGGACACCGCAGGAGACCCCTCGTCATGA
- a CDS encoding PAS domain S-box protein produces MENIGHETPEGQAGALPLDTARLAQMVDSPQALLHLLSVVLNLVRESAYLIHEDGRFLYVNDEACRSLGYDREQALTLRVMDVDSQWTEARWREAWNELRAKGWLVVESTHRRKDGVSVPVEITASYFEHGGRAYNLALVRDITERRQAEVLALAQRELEAQFRRLAESTPDIICRYDGQCRLVYANSGLAAIIGRPVHDMLGATPTQHIDDPQFAAYEAAIAATLATGESRTLEFVFGAHGREVRYHHVRITAERGPREEITGVLAIGRDITQRRNAEERLHASEQAFRALVEHSPDYIARYDLAFRRVYANPALLALLPPGEVRARGVEAIETSPITDIPGYVEQLRHVVETGTEWVDEVRFRNREGELRWGHLRMVPEFAPDGSVATVLAICRDIDGLKRSEERFRTLAENFPDPLLRFDSECRYLYVNPRVSATIGASQDAFVGRRISEMSADVNGVQVRMLEDGIREVFATGEARGLETRWAVNGVWRIYEARHIPEKNAEGKVVSVLAVARDITPLRTAELAARASEAAFRTLAENAPEMIVRYDRNGRHAYVNPRFEAVCGVSAEDALGKTPAELPGTAMPELPAITTTLEEVMASGVGKRFDLTWERDGKPVGWHVSAVPERDAGGEIRGALTIWTDITDRLCVERQLRDSYALLQELTSRRETAREEERKRIARELHDELGQHLTALRLGVSALRLEFAPHHPVLAERCQYLLGLADDTIGVVRNAVASLRPAALDAGIVAALEWLAAELARDGRIRCRLRVPDDSFVLNEALAVALFRIVQEALTNVVRHASAAQVTISLTQVEDDWVLEVRDDGRGFDSRTVREQSFGLVGMRERALMLGGEISIASAPGCGTSVAVRIPMDGAQRIRRTD; encoded by the coding sequence ATGGAAAACATCGGACATGAGACGCCCGAGGGGCAGGCCGGCGCGTTGCCGCTGGACACTGCGCGCCTTGCCCAGATGGTCGACAGTCCGCAGGCCCTGCTGCATCTGTTGAGCGTCGTGTTGAACCTCGTTCGCGAGTCCGCGTATCTCATCCACGAGGACGGGCGCTTTCTCTACGTCAACGACGAAGCCTGCCGCTCGCTCGGCTACGACCGCGAACAGGCGCTCACGCTGCGCGTCATGGACGTCGATTCCCAGTGGACCGAGGCGCGCTGGCGCGAGGCCTGGAACGAGTTGCGCGCGAAGGGCTGGCTCGTCGTCGAATCGACCCATCGGCGCAAGGACGGCGTGAGCGTGCCCGTCGAGATCACCGCGAGCTACTTCGAGCACGGCGGGCGTGCCTACAACCTCGCGCTCGTGCGCGACATCACCGAACGCAGGCAGGCCGAAGTGCTGGCGCTCGCGCAGCGCGAACTCGAAGCGCAGTTCCGGCGGCTTGCGGAAAGCACGCCCGACATCATCTGCCGCTACGACGGGCAATGCCGGCTCGTCTACGCGAATTCGGGTCTTGCCGCGATCATCGGCCGGCCTGTGCACGACATGCTGGGCGCGACGCCCACCCAGCACATCGACGATCCGCAGTTCGCCGCTTACGAGGCCGCCATCGCGGCAACACTGGCGACGGGCGAGTCACGCACGCTCGAATTCGTGTTCGGCGCACACGGGCGCGAGGTGCGCTATCACCACGTCCGCATTACCGCAGAACGCGGGCCGCGCGAGGAGATTACGGGCGTGCTCGCCATCGGGCGCGACATCACCCAGCGCCGCAACGCGGAAGAGCGGCTCCATGCGAGCGAGCAGGCGTTTCGCGCGCTCGTCGAGCATTCGCCCGACTACATCGCGCGCTACGACCTCGCGTTCCGGCGCGTCTATGCCAACCCGGCGCTGCTTGCACTGCTCCCGCCCGGCGAAGTTCGCGCGAGGGGTGTGGAGGCCATCGAGACGTCGCCCATCACGGACATTCCCGGCTACGTGGAGCAACTGCGGCACGTCGTGGAAACAGGCACGGAATGGGTGGACGAGGTGCGGTTTCGCAATCGCGAGGGCGAGCTGCGCTGGGGCCATTTGCGGATGGTTCCCGAGTTCGCGCCCGACGGCAGCGTGGCCACCGTGCTCGCCATCTGCCGCGACATCGACGGACTTAAGCGCAGCGAGGAGCGCTTTCGCACGCTGGCCGAGAACTTCCCGGATCCGCTCCTCCGCTTCGATAGCGAATGCCGTTATCTCTACGTGAATCCGCGTGTGTCGGCGACGATCGGCGCTTCGCAGGACGCGTTCGTCGGCCGCCGGATCAGCGAGATGAGCGCGGACGTCAACGGCGTCCAGGTACGCATGCTGGAGGACGGCATCCGCGAGGTGTTCGCCACCGGCGAGGCGCGCGGGCTCGAAACGCGCTGGGCCGTGAACGGCGTCTGGCGAATCTACGAAGCGCGCCACATTCCCGAAAAGAACGCGGAGGGCAAGGTGGTGAGCGTGCTCGCCGTGGCGCGCGACATCACGCCGCTGAGAACAGCCGAACTCGCAGCGCGTGCGAGCGAGGCCGCATTTCGCACGCTGGCCGAAAACGCGCCGGAGATGATCGTGCGTTACGACCGCAACGGTCGGCATGCTTACGTGAACCCGCGGTTCGAAGCGGTGTGCGGGGTATCGGCCGAGGACGCGCTCGGCAAGACGCCCGCCGAACTGCCGGGCACGGCCATGCCCGAACTGCCGGCCATCACGACGACGCTCGAAGAGGTCATGGCAAGCGGCGTCGGCAAGCGGTTCGACCTCACATGGGAGCGCGACGGCAAGCCTGTCGGCTGGCACGTGAGCGCCGTGCCCGAGCGCGACGCGGGCGGCGAGATACGCGGCGCACTCACCATCTGGACTGACATCACGGACCGGCTGTGCGTCGAGCGGCAGCTGCGCGATTCGTATGCCTTGCTGCAGGAACTCACGTCGCGGCGCGAAACCGCCCGCGAAGAAGAGCGCAAGCGCATTGCACGCGAACTGCACGACGAACTGGGGCAGCACCTGACCGCGTTGCGCCTCGGCGTGTCGGCGCTGCGGCTCGAATTTGCGCCGCACCATCCCGTGCTCGCCGAGCGTTGCCAATACCTGCTCGGACTCGCCGACGACACCATCGGGGTCGTGCGCAACGCCGTGGCCTCGCTGCGGCCCGCGGCGCTCGACGCGGGCATTGTCGCCGCGCTCGAATGGCTCGCGGCCGAGCTTGCGCGCGATGGCCGCATCCGTTGCAGGCTGCGCGTGCCCGACGACAGCTTCGTGCTCAACGAGGCACTGGCCGTCGCGCTCTTTCGCATCGTGCAGGAGGCGCTCACGAACGTGGTGCGGCACGCGTCGGCGGCGCAGGTCACGATCTCGCTCACGCAGGTGGAAGACGACTGGGTGCTGGAAGTGCGCGACGACGGCCGCGGCTTCGATTCCAGGACCGTGCGCGAGCAGTCGTTCGGCCTCGTCGGCATGCGCGAGCGCGCGCTGATGCTGGGCGGCGAGATATCCATCGCGAGCGCGCCGGGCTGCGGCACCTCCGTTGCCGTACGCATTCCGATGGACGGTGCACAGCGCATCCGGCGCACGGACTGA
- a CDS encoding ArsR/SmtB family transcription factor: MKKMQASIPTQALTGLRKSAAQCSALLKAMAHEDRLLLLCQLTEGEFNVGELEERVGLHQPSLSQQLGVLREEGLIAARRDGKYMYYSLANPAVVSIMETLAELYCGRPARKTSSGSRS; the protein is encoded by the coding sequence ATGAAAAAGATGCAAGCCTCCATACCGACACAGGCGCTCACCGGGCTGCGCAAGTCCGCGGCGCAATGCAGCGCGCTGCTCAAGGCCATGGCGCACGAAGACCGTCTGCTGCTGCTCTGCCAGTTGACGGAAGGCGAGTTCAACGTCGGAGAGCTCGAAGAGCGGGTTGGTCTGCATCAGCCCAGTCTGTCGCAGCAACTGGGCGTTCTGCGCGAGGAAGGCCTGATCGCGGCGCGGCGCGACGGAAAGTACATGTATTACAGCCTCGCGAACCCGGCAGTCGTCTCCATTATGGAAACGCTTGCCGAGTTGTACTGCGGACGCCCGGCGCGCAAGACGAGTTCGGGCTCACGCAGCTAG
- a CDS encoding efflux RND transporter periplasmic adaptor subunit produces the protein MPAAHAEKLATLVVQPTPVADELVTDAVVESARQTNIAAQVAGRITGLFVKTGDRVNAGQKLLAVDQRAADQQLAAVRAQAAAAQAELDVARRELERTQFLFDRKYVSQAALDRAKARYQSAFSMTAARQADAGAAAVGPSLHNIAAPYAATIASVDVELGSMAMPGMPLVALFDPAALRAVATVPQSRATALRTDLPVRIELPDVPGAQHWQTAASVTVLPVTDSLSDSVKVRLALPASAGVAARPGMFARAHFVVGAPRPRLMVPLAAVVRRTEVTAVYVVANDGSASLRQVRPGETRADQVEILAGLSAGERIALDPLAAAKH, from the coding sequence ATGCCCGCGGCTCACGCCGAAAAGCTGGCCACGCTCGTGGTCCAACCCACGCCCGTTGCGGACGAACTCGTTACCGACGCAGTGGTGGAATCGGCGCGCCAGACCAACATCGCGGCCCAGGTCGCGGGCCGCATCACGGGGCTCTTCGTGAAGACCGGCGACCGCGTGAACGCAGGGCAAAAGCTGCTCGCCGTCGACCAGCGCGCGGCCGACCAGCAACTGGCGGCGGTCCGGGCCCAGGCTGCCGCCGCGCAAGCGGAACTCGATGTCGCACGACGCGAACTGGAACGCACGCAATTCCTGTTCGACCGCAAATACGTGAGCCAGGCTGCACTGGACCGCGCGAAAGCCCGTTACCAGTCGGCATTTTCCATGACGGCGGCAAGACAGGCCGACGCCGGCGCGGCCGCCGTCGGCCCCAGCCTGCACAACATCGCCGCGCCGTATGCCGCCACCATCGCGAGCGTAGACGTGGAGCTGGGTTCGATGGCGATGCCCGGCATGCCGCTCGTCGCCCTCTTCGATCCCGCCGCGCTGCGCGCCGTCGCCACCGTGCCGCAATCGCGCGCCACGGCGCTGCGCACGGACCTGCCCGTGCGCATCGAATTGCCCGACGTGCCGGGCGCACAACACTGGCAAACCGCGGCGTCGGTCACGGTTCTGCCCGTCACGGACTCGCTGAGCGACTCCGTGAAGGTGCGGCTCGCGCTGCCCGCGTCGGCAGGCGTTGCGGCCCGCCCCGGCATGTTCGCGCGCGCCCATTTCGTCGTCGGCGCACCCCGTCCGCGGCTGATGGTTCCGCTTGCCGCCGTGGTGCGTCGTACCGAGGTCACGGCGGTCTACGTCGTCGCCAACGACGGCAGCGCGTCGCTGCGCCAGGTGCGCCCCGGCGAGACGCGCGCCGACCAGGTCGAAATTCTCGCGGGACTGTCGGCGGGAGAGCGCATCGCGCTCGACCCGCTGGCTGCCGCAAAGCATTGA